The Bacillus sp. Y1 genome has a window encoding:
- a CDS encoding peroxiredoxin family protein, protein MLKKVTLAVFLLSLMTITLTHTMAEVAPDNLPGLKVGEKAPDFELKTLDGKTVKLSNYRGKKVILNFWATWCPPCKAEMPDIQKYYNEADDNVEILAVNIDPQYDVKKFVREANVTFPVLLDSNDEVNTMYKILTIPTTYFIDGEGIIRSKYLSVMTIKIIREHIKNM, encoded by the coding sequence ATGCTTAAAAAAGTAACGTTAGCGGTCTTCCTATTATCATTAATGACGATTACTCTTACTCATACAATGGCGGAAGTTGCCCCAGACAATCTCCCAGGTTTAAAGGTAGGGGAGAAAGCTCCTGATTTTGAGCTAAAGACCCTCGACGGAAAAACAGTTAAGTTATCGAATTATCGTGGAAAAAAAGTGATTCTCAACTTTTGGGCAACTTGGTGTCCTCCTTGCAAAGCCGAAATGCCTGATATTCAAAAGTACTACAATGAAGCTGATGACAACGTAGAAATATTAGCGGTCAATATTGACCCTCAGTACGATGTAAAGAAGTTTGTACGCGAAGCTAATGTCACATTTCCCGTTTTATTAGACAGCAACGATGAAGTGAATACCATGTATAAAATTCTTACCATTCCCACTACTTATTTTATAGATGGAGAAGGAATTATACGCAGCAAGTATTTAAGTGTCATGACAATCAAGATCATTCGCGAGCATATCAAAAACATGTAA
- a CDS encoding HesB/YadR/YfhF family protein: MNIIVNDHAAAWYKEEMLLNKGDYVRFFARYGGCSTVQQGFSLGVSSETPHQIGFEVVKDDIHYYIEEKDLWYFDGKDLFVDFNEQANEPVFRYE; this comes from the coding sequence ATGAATATAATTGTAAATGATCATGCTGCGGCTTGGTATAAAGAAGAGATGCTGTTAAATAAGGGAGATTACGTTCGATTTTTTGCTCGCTATGGTGGCTGTAGTACGGTTCAGCAAGGCTTTTCATTAGGAGTATCTTCGGAAACACCGCATCAAATTGGTTTTGAAGTGGTTAAGGACGATATTCATTACTATATTGAAGAAAAAGACTTATGGTATTTTGATGGTAAGGATTTATTCGTTGATTTTAACGAACAAGCAAATGAGCCAGTCTTTCGATACGAGTAA
- a CDS encoding two-component system sensor histidine kinase NtrB, with product MTDDMKKCETTVAEMVHEVKNPLTTVKGLLQLLKPYLVMIEKEQYADLAISEINRADELLTAYANSNIAISPQQKLVCVNRLLEEMKLLFEREASVYRIQFLTHFDPDLPKVKVSHNELKQVLVNLVKNAVESLMEVKDNRVRKITLETNVQGKRIHVMVKDNGSGMDQATLEQLFTPFYTEKSYGTGLGLSICKKLIEKHDGLITVESQKNVGTTFQIALPSPADVD from the coding sequence ATGACGGACGACATGAAAAAGTGTGAAACAACGGTTGCTGAAATGGTTCATGAAGTGAAAAATCCATTAACAACCGTGAAGGGCTTGCTACAATTATTGAAACCATACTTGGTGATGATAGAAAAAGAACAATATGCGGATCTCGCCATAAGTGAAATCAACCGTGCGGATGAGTTACTTACAGCGTATGCTAATTCAAATATAGCTATTTCTCCTCAGCAAAAACTTGTGTGTGTGAATAGGTTATTGGAGGAAATGAAATTGCTTTTTGAAAGAGAAGCCAGTGTATATAGAATTCAATTTCTTACACATTTTGATCCCGATCTTCCTAAGGTAAAGGTTAGTCATAATGAATTAAAACAAGTACTCGTAAATCTAGTGAAAAATGCCGTTGAATCTCTAATGGAGGTCAAAGATAACCGAGTCCGTAAAATTACTTTAGAAACCAATGTTCAAGGAAAAAGAATACATGTGATGGTAAAAGATAATGGTTCCGGGATGGATCAAGCGACCCTTGAGCAACTGTTTACTCCCTTTTATACCGAAAAATCTTATGGTACAGGCTTGGGATTATCGATTTGCAAAAAGCTTATTGAAAAGCATGATGGACTAATCACCGTTGAAAGCCAAAAAAACGTGGGAACCACCTTTCAAATTGCCCTGCCTTCTCCAGCAGATGTCGACTAA
- a CDS encoding CapA family protein — translation MRRVRKKKRKNNMWVGAVLSGSLIIASLILFMNMYESANASPVVHNEKNVSPRALGVEAKSYEQTITLGAIGDILIHDWVYEDAQTGNGYDFHPMFEQVSATLSQPDILLANQETILGGVELGISSYPMFNSPVEIGSAIKDSGVDIVSTANNHSLDKREKGLLTSLTNLDQLGIPSVGTYSSAEDQQTLTMMEKNGIKVAYLSYTYGTNGMPIPEGKDYLVNLIDKEAMKNEIHRAREAADITIMSIHWGNEYQRFPTDEQEELAQFLVDEGVDIIFGHHPHVLQPMEWLKASDGRQALVVYSLGNFLSGQMRDYKDIGGMASIRVTKQINTDGTSIRLSDPGFFPTYVSNQRLQNYRVVPLQDAGNFGMSNAESKYNEILTHMTNNLK, via the coding sequence ATGAGGAGAGTTAGAAAGAAAAAACGGAAAAACAATATGTGGGTAGGAGCGGTTCTTTCAGGTTCTTTAATCATCGCGTCTCTGATTTTATTCATGAACATGTATGAAAGTGCCAATGCAAGTCCAGTTGTACATAATGAAAAAAATGTATCCCCTCGCGCGCTTGGGGTTGAAGCGAAAAGTTATGAACAAACGATTACCCTTGGTGCCATTGGAGATATTCTTATTCATGATTGGGTGTATGAGGATGCTCAAACTGGCAATGGATACGATTTTCACCCCATGTTTGAACAAGTTTCAGCAACACTATCTCAACCAGATATTTTATTAGCGAATCAGGAAACGATACTTGGTGGAGTCGAGTTGGGTATTTCTAGCTATCCGATGTTTAATAGTCCTGTTGAAATTGGAAGCGCTATAAAAGATTCAGGTGTAGACATTGTCTCCACTGCTAATAATCACTCATTAGACAAACGTGAAAAAGGACTTCTTACTTCCCTAACCAATTTAGATCAACTTGGGATTCCTAGTGTTGGAACATACTCAAGTGCTGAGGATCAGCAAACGTTAACCATGATGGAAAAGAACGGTATTAAGGTGGCCTATCTATCGTACACATATGGAACGAACGGGATGCCGATTCCTGAAGGTAAGGACTATTTAGTAAACCTAATTGATAAGGAAGCAATGAAAAATGAAATCCACCGTGCACGTGAAGCCGCTGATATTACTATCATGAGTATTCACTGGGGCAACGAATATCAACGTTTCCCTACCGATGAACAGGAAGAACTTGCTCAATTTCTTGTGGATGAAGGAGTAGATATTATCTTTGGTCATCATCCTCATGTTCTCCAACCGATGGAATGGCTGAAGGCTTCTGACGGGAGACAAGCTCTAGTTGTCTACTCTTTAGGGAATTTTCTTTCTGGGCAAATGAGAGATTATAAAGATATTGGCGGTATGGCTTCTATACGTGTAACCAAGCAGATTAATACTGATGGAACTTCTATCCGTCTTTCTGATCCCGGTTTCTTTCCAACCTATGTGTCAAATCAAAGACTTCAAAATTATCGGGTGGTCCCCTTACAGGATGCTGGGAATTTTGGAATGAGTAACGCCGAAAGCAAGTACAATGAGATACTGACACATATGACCAATAATTTGAAATGA
- the mtnA gene encoding S-methyl-5-thioribose-1-phosphate isomerase — protein MTTNFIQSVTFDDQGRLHILDQTKLPHITEFIEIETVEDTWDAIKQLKVRGAPAIGIAAAYGLVLAVKDAPEDSFDEFYQVFKKHLDYLASSRPTAVNLFWALNRLDELVKQQQTLPISDIKASLIREAHEIRNEDEELCRAIGEHALTLLEDGMTVLTHCNAGGIATAKYGTALAPIYLAKEKGMDIKVFADETRPLLQGARLTTWELMQAGVDVTLIADNMAAMVMKKGMVQAVIVGCDRVAANGDAANKIGTYGVALLAKAHNIPFYVAAPTPTIDIDTPTGEDIPIEERGSEEITQAFGIETAPQGVNVFNPAFDVTPHDLITAIITEKGVIKGNYSEELKKLFN, from the coding sequence ATGACTACTAACTTTATTCAATCCGTTACTTTTGACGACCAAGGTCGATTGCATATTCTAGATCAAACGAAACTTCCCCATATTACTGAATTTATTGAAATTGAAACCGTAGAAGACACATGGGATGCCATTAAACAACTAAAGGTTAGAGGAGCACCAGCGATCGGGATCGCTGCAGCATACGGACTCGTGTTAGCGGTAAAGGATGCACCGGAAGACAGCTTTGATGAGTTTTATCAAGTTTTTAAAAAGCATCTTGATTACTTAGCTTCATCCAGACCAACCGCAGTGAATCTTTTCTGGGCATTAAATCGTTTGGACGAGCTGGTGAAACAACAGCAAACTCTACCAATCAGTGATATTAAAGCCTCTTTAATAAGAGAAGCACATGAAATCCGAAATGAGGATGAAGAACTATGTCGTGCGATCGGTGAGCATGCCTTAACTCTTCTTGAAGATGGAATGACGGTTCTTACACACTGTAACGCAGGTGGAATTGCGACAGCGAAATATGGTACAGCCCTTGCACCAATCTACTTAGCTAAGGAAAAAGGGATGGATATTAAAGTATTCGCTGATGAAACAAGACCGCTCCTTCAAGGTGCACGCTTAACTACTTGGGAATTAATGCAGGCTGGAGTAGATGTAACACTGATTGCTGATAACATGGCAGCGATGGTCATGAAAAAGGGAATGGTACAAGCAGTCATTGTTGGATGTGACCGTGTAGCTGCCAACGGCGATGCAGCTAATAAAATCGGAACTTACGGAGTGGCTTTGTTAGCAAAAGCTCACAATATTCCTTTTTATGTCGCAGCACCAACGCCAACCATTGATATAGATACACCAACAGGTGAAGATATTCCGATCGAAGAACGCGGTTCAGAAGAAATTACTCAAGCGTTCGGGATTGAAACAGCTCCTCAAGGCGTGAATGTATTTAATCCAGCATTTGACGTAACACCACATGACCTCATCACTGCAATTATTACCGAAAAAGGCGTCATTAAAGGGAATTATAGTGAGGAATTAAAGAAATTATTTAATTAG
- a CDS encoding acid-soluble spore protein N yields the protein MGNPKRNSKPFVPSHLGTQPRGFSGNNGKKMNDTSGKHAQVIQTKGE from the coding sequence ATGGGAAATCCAAAAAGAAATTCCAAACCTTTTGTTCCAAGTCACCTAGGAACTCAACCACGTGGGTTCAGTGGCAATAATGGTAAAAAAATGAATGATACATCAGGCAAACATGCACAAGTAATCCAAACTAAAGGCGAATAA
- a CDS encoding YbgC/FadM family acyl-CoA thioesterase: protein MLVGKKEIEVRYAETDQMGVVYHANYLVWMELGRTSIIEDLGFKYADMEKEGVISPVIDIQASYKKPVRYGEKAMVHTWIEEYDGFRVTYGYEIFTESGDLALKGMSQHVCVMQQTFRPISIRKKFPVWHEAYEKHKKQPVATE, encoded by the coding sequence ATGCTAGTAGGAAAAAAAGAAATAGAGGTACGCTATGCAGAAACAGATCAAATGGGAGTTGTTTACCATGCAAATTACCTCGTTTGGATGGAGCTAGGTCGAACAAGTATCATTGAAGATCTTGGTTTTAAATATGCTGATATGGAGAAAGAAGGCGTTATTTCTCCTGTGATTGACATTCAAGCTTCCTATAAAAAACCAGTAAGATACGGGGAAAAGGCAATGGTCCATACTTGGATTGAAGAGTACGATGGGTTCCGTGTAACTTATGGCTATGAAATTTTCACAGAGAGTGGAGATTTAGCTCTTAAGGGAATGTCCCAGCACGTTTGCGTGATGCAACAAACATTCCGCCCGATTTCCATTAGAAAGAAATTTCCCGTTTGGCACGAAGCATACGAAAAACACAAAAAGCAGCCGGTTGCAACCGAGTAA
- the tlp gene encoding small acid-soluble spore protein Tlp, translated as MVKNKPNPDDRSDNVENIQSIIVHTIENMQEAEAAMEHSNSKDVAEIEAKNERRREALDALRSEVKEEAQARQNGYTE; from the coding sequence ATGGTCAAAAACAAGCCAAATCCTGATGACAGAAGCGATAATGTCGAAAACATTCAATCGATTATTGTTCACACAATAGAGAATATGCAAGAAGCTGAAGCTGCTATGGAACATAGCAATTCCAAAGATGTGGCTGAAATTGAAGCAAAGAACGAAAGACGAAGAGAAGCACTTGATGCACTACGTTCTGAAGTGAAGGAAGAAGCACAAGCTAGACAAAATGGGTATACTGAATAA
- a CDS encoding AAA family ATPase, with product MEQQLELHTLTLQVIELWETELREIGYIEDETKIIHAIHSLHEQNDAHLLSKLLSIASLSRTAKHGKEDHLSFLWMSKAHELNPTNQRASEFLAQFEWKKKKSILDSLKFPIMRETDNRAAKKKVAEDIIAICQRFLSTSDEHIDELESGYQLAYRNQTGELVSIYRSLIDTLVEVQEVIGSMLKAAEEYDESISGVFHTAVHFQDLKGSLEELDRLKQTWDQLFGEEETVQQTQHSLDTLQEMIGMNKVKERVTQLYEFLKYQKERKKQGYQSKDEQSLHMIITGNPGTGKTTLVRLLAKIYHELGILPREEVIETDRTRLVGAFVGQTEENVRQAVEQAIGGVLFIDEAYSLKREGQTGNDYGQVAVDTLVSLMTGKEYGGKFAVVLAGYPEEMRQFLDSNTGLKSRFPRSNHIHLDNYSTEELLMIAEKFAQDNDYLLTPDARKELEHRIDMERVDDTFGNARTVQTLVLDAIFRKGSKKQSERSVLDFTVLDRNDFATKTEQDEKKAEELLESLVGLDHVKDEVEKLVSFVKIQKLRLQSGLPILPIQLHSVFTGNPGTGKTTVAKVFSRALKEIGYLKRGHLIVTSRADFVAGYVGQTAAKTKKKIREALGGVLFIDEAYSLLSKSPGDFGKEAIDTLVDEMTKHNENLVVILAGYPNEMKQLLESNPGLQSRFKKFFHFHDYKVEELIEIMVSYATSYHYILEDEALSFLKEELAGLPVSGNGRFATNVIDEAIQVQALRISKEKDSDLSLLNKDDLRIALHKVGKGES from the coding sequence ATGGAACAACAACTAGAACTACATACCCTGACACTTCAAGTAATTGAGTTATGGGAAACAGAACTACGCGAAATCGGATATATAGAAGACGAGACAAAGATCATTCATGCCATTCATTCGCTTCATGAACAGAACGATGCCCATTTACTTTCCAAATTACTCTCCATCGCGTCCCTTTCTAGAACAGCCAAACATGGGAAAGAGGATCATCTTAGCTTTTTATGGATGAGCAAAGCACATGAGCTCAATCCAACTAACCAAAGAGCAAGCGAATTTCTGGCACAATTTGAGTGGAAGAAGAAAAAATCGATCCTCGATTCTCTGAAGTTTCCAATCATGCGTGAGACAGATAATCGAGCTGCTAAAAAGAAGGTTGCTGAAGACATTATCGCTATTTGCCAACGTTTCTTATCAACAAGTGATGAACATATCGACGAGTTGGAATCGGGGTATCAACTAGCATATCGGAACCAAACTGGAGAACTAGTCAGTATTTACCGAAGCCTGATTGATACGCTTGTTGAAGTACAAGAGGTCATTGGGTCGATGTTAAAAGCAGCAGAAGAATACGATGAATCCATATCTGGTGTGTTTCATACAGCCGTTCACTTCCAAGACTTAAAGGGATCTCTCGAGGAACTCGATCGCTTAAAGCAAACATGGGACCAATTATTTGGTGAAGAGGAGACGGTACAGCAAACACAACACTCCCTAGATACCCTTCAAGAAATGATTGGGATGAATAAGGTAAAAGAACGGGTTACACAGTTATATGAATTTTTAAAGTATCAAAAAGAAAGAAAAAAGCAGGGATACCAATCTAAAGATGAACAAAGTCTGCATATGATTATCACAGGAAATCCAGGTACAGGTAAAACAACCCTTGTTCGACTGCTAGCAAAGATTTACCATGAGCTAGGGATTCTTCCTCGAGAAGAAGTCATCGAGACTGATCGTACACGACTCGTAGGAGCGTTTGTTGGTCAAACGGAGGAGAATGTTCGCCAAGCCGTCGAGCAGGCCATTGGTGGTGTTCTGTTTATCGATGAGGCATATAGTTTGAAAAGGGAAGGACAGACCGGAAATGATTATGGACAGGTAGCTGTTGATACCTTGGTTTCCTTGATGACCGGAAAAGAATACGGTGGGAAATTCGCGGTTGTGCTTGCAGGTTATCCAGAGGAAATGAGGCAATTCTTGGATTCCAACACTGGGTTAAAAAGTAGATTTCCTCGTTCCAACCATATACACCTTGATAACTACTCGACTGAGGAACTTTTAATGATAGCTGAAAAGTTTGCACAAGATAACGATTATTTGCTCACACCTGATGCGAGGAAAGAGCTAGAGCACCGCATCGATATGGAAAGGGTCGATGACACGTTTGGAAATGCGAGAACCGTACAAACACTCGTGCTCGATGCGATTTTTAGAAAAGGATCGAAGAAACAGTCCGAACGATCTGTTTTGGATTTCACAGTGCTTGATAGAAACGATTTTGCGACTAAAACAGAACAGGACGAAAAGAAAGCAGAGGAGCTTTTAGAGTCACTCGTCGGATTAGACCATGTGAAAGATGAAGTGGAGAAACTCGTCTCGTTTGTAAAAATTCAAAAACTGAGATTACAAAGTGGCTTACCGATCCTGCCTATTCAATTACACTCTGTATTTACAGGAAATCCTGGAACCGGAAAGACAACGGTAGCAAAAGTTTTTTCCAGAGCATTGAAGGAGATTGGTTACTTAAAGCGGGGCCACTTAATTGTTACAAGTAGAGCAGACTTTGTAGCCGGTTATGTTGGACAAACAGCCGCCAAAACAAAAAAGAAAATACGCGAGGCGCTCGGAGGGGTATTATTTATTGACGAAGCGTATTCCTTACTGAGTAAATCACCAGGAGATTTTGGGAAGGAAGCGATTGATACTCTCGTTGATGAGATGACGAAGCATAACGAAAACTTAGTTGTCATTTTAGCTGGTTATCCAAATGAAATGAAACAGCTTCTCGAAAGTAATCCAGGCTTGCAATCTCGTTTTAAAAAGTTTTTTCATTTCCATGATTATAAGGTAGAGGAGCTTATCGAAATCATGGTTTCTTACGCAACAAGCTATCATTATATCCTTGAAGATGAAGCATTATCCTTCTTAAAAGAGGAGCTTGCTGGGTTGCCTGTGAGCGGAAATGGGAGATTTGCAACAAATGTTATTGACGAAGCCATTCAAGTTCAAGCATTACGTATTTCTAAAGAGAAAGACTCCGATCTTTCACTTTTAAACAAAGACGATCTTAGAATTGCTTTGCACAAAGTAGGAAAAGGGGAATCATAA
- a CDS encoding FbpB family small basic protein, whose amino-acid sequence MRKPRKRSFEELVAENKLQLLRDQEALDKIEAKLEEKRLGKAE is encoded by the coding sequence ATGAGAAAACCAAGAAAACGCTCTTTTGAAGAACTAGTAGCTGAAAACAAACTTCAGTTATTACGCGATCAAGAGGCTTTAGATAAAATTGAAGCAAAGCTTGAGGAAAAAAGACTAGGTAAAGCGGAATAA
- a CDS encoding phosphatidylglycerol lysyltransferase domain-containing protein — protein sequence MTNNMFSLSKTEHKDERVLSFLEENGGNHASHLILLRDKELFWAVEEKVLIAYKKIANKLVVLGDPIGDEAYMADAIKEFHEYCDELRLTPVFYQISARFMHYYHETGFSFMKLGEEGIVDVKNFSLAGKQGAKLRTKFNKFTRENFHFRVITPPYSHTLLTELRAISDEWLGEQKEKGFSVVSFSEEYVSSYPVALLTNAEGRVVAFATLATDYKDTVTIDLMRKTTSSSYGTMDVLFIHIFQWVKEHGYQYCSLGMAPLANVGQSKYSITCEKWIRYIFLHGNALYKFKGLQEFKGKFTSSWEPKYLAYKKSPLIFVIIQLILLINQPPLSTKTKEVVGKLKYLIKKAV from the coding sequence ATGACGAATAACATGTTCTCTCTTAGTAAAACAGAGCATAAGGATGAGCGAGTACTTTCCTTCTTAGAAGAAAATGGAGGAAATCATGCTTCACACTTAATTTTGTTGCGCGATAAAGAGTTATTTTGGGCAGTAGAAGAAAAGGTGTTAATTGCCTATAAAAAAATTGCTAATAAATTAGTAGTATTAGGAGACCCCATCGGTGATGAGGCCTATATGGCTGATGCAATAAAAGAATTTCATGAATACTGTGATGAACTCCGTCTGACACCTGTTTTTTACCAAATCAGTGCTCGATTTATGCACTATTATCACGAAACAGGCTTCTCGTTTATGAAGCTTGGCGAGGAAGGCATTGTGGATGTAAAGAACTTCTCTCTTGCAGGAAAACAGGGGGCGAAGCTTCGTACAAAGTTTAATAAATTTACAAGAGAAAACTTTCATTTTCGAGTCATCACTCCTCCCTATTCACATACCCTTCTTACAGAACTTCGTGCTATTTCTGATGAATGGTTAGGCGAACAAAAGGAAAAAGGGTTTTCGGTTGTCTCTTTTAGTGAGGAATATGTTTCTTCGTACCCGGTTGCTCTATTAACGAATGCGGAAGGGCGAGTGGTCGCTTTTGCTACGTTAGCAACAGATTATAAAGATACAGTGACGATTGATTTAATGAGAAAAACAACAAGTTCTTCATATGGAACAATGGATGTTCTTTTTATTCATATTTTCCAATGGGTTAAAGAACATGGATATCAATACTGCAGCTTAGGCATGGCCCCGCTTGCCAATGTTGGACAGAGTAAATACTCGATTACTTGTGAAAAATGGATACGATATATCTTTTTACATGGAAATGCCTTATATAAATTTAAGGGTCTTCAAGAGTTTAAAGGCAAATTTACTTCAAGTTGGGAACCGAAGTATTTGGCTTATAAAAAATCCCCTTTGATTTTTGTGATTATTCAATTGATTCTATTAATTAATCAACCTCCTTTATCAACGAAGACAAAAGAGGTTGTTGGAAAGCTTAAATATTTGATTAAGAAAGCGGTGTAA